The following proteins are encoded in a genomic region of Neovison vison isolate M4711 chromosome 12, ASM_NN_V1, whole genome shotgun sequence:
- the AQP2 gene encoding aquaporin-2 — protein MWELRSIAFSRAVFAEFLATLLFVFFGLGSALNWPQALPSVLQIAMAFGLGIGTLVQALGHISGAHINPAVTVACLVGCHVSFLRAAFYVAAQLLGAVAGAALLHEITPPDIRGDLAINALSNNTTAGQAVTVELFLTLQLVLCIFASTDERRGDNLGTPALSIGFSVALGHLLGIHYTGCSMNPARSLAPAVVTGKFDDHWVFWIGPLVGAVLGSLLYNYVLFPPAKSLAERLAVLKGQEPDADWEEREVRRRQSVELHSPQSPPRGSKA, from the exons ATGTGGGAACTCCGGTCCATAGCCTTCTCCAGGGCTGTGTTTGCAGAGTTCCTGGCCACGCTCCTCTTCGTCTTCTTCGGCCTCGGTTCGGCCCTCAACTGGCCACAGGCCCTGCCCTCCGTGCTGCAGATTGCCATGGCCTTCGGCCTGGGTATCGGGACCCTGGTCCAAGCTTTGGGCCACATCAGTGGGGCTCACATCAACCCTGCTGTGACTGTGGCCTGCCTGGTGGGCTGCCACGTCTCCTTTCTCCGAGCTGCCTTCTACGTGGCTGCCCAGCTGCTGGGGGCTGTGGCAGGGGCCGCTCTGCTCCATGAGATCACACCACCTGACATTCGAGGGGACCTGGCTATTAATGCA CTCAGCAACAACACAACAGCGGGCCAGGCTGTCACAGTGGAGCTCTTTCTGACCCTGCAACTGGTGCTCTGCATCTTCGCCTCCACAGATGAGCGGCGGGGAGACAACCTGGGCACCCCCGCCCTCTCCATCGGTTTCTCTGTGGCCCTGGGCCACCTCCTTGGG ATCCACTACACCGGCTGCTCCATGAACCCTGCCCGCTCCCTGGCTCCTGCTGTGGTTACCGGCAAGTTTGACGACCACTGG GTCTTCTGGATCGGACCCCTGGTGGGCGCGGTGCTGGGCTCCCTCCTCTACAACTACGTGCTGTTCCCACCGGCCAAGAGCCTGGCCGAGCGCCTGGCGGTGCTCAAGGGGCAGGAGCCCGACGCCGACTGGGAGGAGCGCGAGGTGCGGCGGCGGCAGTCGGTGGAGCTGCACTCGCCGCAGAGCCCGCCTCGGGGCAGCAAGGCCTGA